A window from Brucella sp. BE17 encodes these proteins:
- a CDS encoding MBL fold metallo-hydrolase yields MALVFDSSFSPEYGRQVPLSKGIARLTVHNPSAFTFYGTNSYIIGEDTLAIIDPGPVDESHYRALLNAIGERPVSHIFISHTHRDHSPLAERLKKKFGALTVAEGPHRPARPYHAHEVNALEASADMDFAPDILLADCARIEGDGWALEGIHTPGHTANHMAFALEQRGKETGVLFSADHVMAWATSIVAPPDGSMSDYMASLEKLLARDDTVYLPGHGGAVMKPQAFVRGLRTHRRMRERAIYERILQGDRRISDMVKAIYRDTDPRLHGAAALSVMAHLEDLVGRGEIITDGNPALDGVYFPA; encoded by the coding sequence ATGGCACTTGTTTTTGACAGCAGTTTCTCCCCTGAATATGGGAGGCAGGTGCCGCTCAGTAAAGGGATTGCGCGGCTGACGGTCCATAATCCGAGTGCTTTTACCTTTTACGGCACCAACAGCTACATCATTGGCGAGGACACACTAGCAATCATTGATCCCGGTCCAGTGGACGAATCACACTATCGAGCACTTCTCAATGCAATTGGCGAGCGACCGGTCAGTCATATCTTCATAAGCCACACGCATCGCGATCATTCGCCGCTTGCAGAACGTCTGAAGAAAAAGTTCGGCGCATTGACCGTCGCCGAAGGCCCGCACCGCCCTGCCCGTCCCTATCATGCGCACGAAGTCAATGCGCTCGAAGCCAGCGCAGACATGGATTTTGCGCCCGACATTCTTCTTGCCGACTGCGCAAGGATAGAGGGCGATGGCTGGGCGCTCGAAGGCATTCACACGCCCGGTCATACGGCCAATCACATGGCTTTTGCACTAGAACAGAGAGGGAAAGAAACCGGCGTCCTTTTTTCCGCCGATCACGTCATGGCATGGGCGACATCGATCGTCGCGCCGCCGGACGGGTCGATGAGCGATTATATGGCGTCGCTCGAAAAACTGCTTGCGCGCGACGATACGGTCTATCTGCCGGGCCACGGTGGTGCCGTGATGAAGCCGCAGGCTTTCGTGCGTGGTCTGCGTACCCACCGAAGAATGCGCGAGCGCGCCATTTACGAGCGCATCTTGCAAGGCGACCGCCGTATATCGGACATGGTCAAGGCGATCTATCGTGACACCGATCCGCGCCTGCATGGTGCCGCTGCTCTTTCGGTA
- a CDS encoding biotin transporter BioY: MSHRAKSQVATASLIADYLPTRQLSRAFWFVSLALVGTAILTISANIKVDLLYVNVTMQTFALFAISALYGSRLAVATVALYLLQGALGMPVFTGTPEKGIGLAYMVGPTGGYLLSYLVAAWMIGRAADKGLARNPLALGGVMLLAEVVVLAMGASWMAYLFGLEKGIAFGFGAFIVGDVVKLALAACGVPALTALFKR, from the coding sequence ATGTCCCATAGAGCCAAGTCACAAGTCGCAACCGCATCGCTCATCGCTGACTATCTGCCGACACGGCAATTGTCGCGTGCATTCTGGTTCGTGTCGCTTGCACTGGTTGGAACAGCCATTCTGACCATCTCGGCCAACATCAAGGTCGATCTGCTTTATGTCAATGTGACGATGCAGACCTTTGCACTGTTTGCGATTTCGGCTCTTTATGGCTCGCGCCTCGCTGTTGCGACCGTAGCCCTCTATCTGCTTCAAGGTGCGCTTGGCATGCCTGTCTTCACCGGCACGCCCGAAAAGGGCATTGGCCTTGCCTATATGGTTGGTCCGACGGGCGGTTATCTGCTGTCCTATCTGGTCGCAGCATGGATGATAGGCCGCGCTGCCGACAAGGGTCTGGCGCGCAACCCGCTGGCGCTTGGCGGTGTCATGCTACTGGCCGAAGTGGTGGTCCTCGCTATGGGTGCCAGCTGGATGGCCTACCTTTTCGGCCTTGAAAAGGGCATTGCCTTCGGCTTTGGCGCCTTCATCGTCGGCGATGTGGTGAAACTCGCGCTTGCCGCCTGTGGCGTGCCGGCATTGACTGCGCTTTTCAAGCGCTGA
- a CDS encoding DUF2793 domain-containing protein: MDQTPNLKLPYILPSQAQKHVTHNEALRLLDAVVNLGVKSRDSTGAPQRPLPGERYIVASPATGSWAGKDGTIASFIDDGWLFITPQTGWQAYVEAENCVLVFDGANWISTGGVPDDLSVATLGIQASADAVNRLTLSSEASLFNNAGAGHQIKVNKQAEADTASLLFQSGWQGHAEMGLNGSNDFSIKVGDDAGGWHEAVRVDRATGNVAIGSTWPQARLDVDGAIRPASYTRLALPSASQQGTGAIIYVSDASGGAQLAYSDGALWRSIRTGTPVA, encoded by the coding sequence ATGGATCAAACGCCTAATCTCAAGCTTCCCTATATCCTGCCCAGTCAGGCACAGAAGCACGTTACCCATAATGAAGCCCTGCGGCTTCTTGATGCCGTGGTCAATCTCGGCGTCAAGTCGCGCGACAGCACCGGCGCACCGCAGAGACCTCTACCCGGTGAGCGCTATATCGTGGCATCACCCGCGACCGGTTCATGGGCTGGAAAGGATGGCACAATCGCCTCCTTCATCGACGATGGCTGGCTTTTCATCACGCCGCAGACCGGATGGCAGGCTTATGTCGAGGCCGAAAACTGCGTTCTGGTCTTCGACGGAGCGAATTGGATTTCAACGGGCGGCGTGCCCGATGATCTTTCCGTCGCAACGCTCGGTATCCAGGCAAGCGCTGATGCGGTCAACCGTCTCACGCTTTCTTCCGAAGCAAGTCTTTTCAACAATGCCGGTGCGGGACATCAGATCAAAGTCAACAAGCAGGCCGAAGCCGATACGGCAAGCCTTCTGTTTCAGTCGGGCTGGCAGGGGCATGCCGAGATGGGGCTCAATGGCAGCAATGATTTCAGCATCAAGGTCGGTGATGATGCCGGAGGATGGCACGAAGCCGTGCGTGTGGACCGGGCGACAGGCAATGTCGCGATCGGCTCGACCTGGCCGCAGGCACGGCTCGACGTCGACGGAGCGATCAGACCGGCATCCTATACGCGTTTGGCCTTGCCCAGCGCATCGCAGCAGGGGACAGGCGCAATCATCTATGTCAGCGATGCCAGCGGCGGTGCGCAACTGGCTTATTCCGATGGTGCGCTATGGCGCAGCATAAGAACCGGCACTCCTGTTGCCTGA
- a CDS encoding nucleoside-diphosphate sugar epimerase/dehydratase, whose amino-acid sequence MSFKYPWQRLALLPRITKQIILMLSDCVLLLLSAYLAFVIRLGFVFTPSQAQFFLIAIAPMLAIPVFIRFGLYRAVIRYLVERAIWPIFQAMAVAALFWVAVVFLMELYGAAGLPRSVPLLYWLLSTVLITASRFGAKWLLRNAEIGRHFTSSALIVGVGEPARQLATALRSHSDTMVVGFVDPSGQERGMDVVGLRVYGVEEIAVLVDNYGIKQVLVSDPGLSQKQRQDLARLLGRLPVNARILPPIADLTTGKYLVSALRNIEIDDLLGRSPVPPDIALMRGVVEGRRIMVTGAGGSIGSQLCRAIAQWNPQCIVLFESSEFALYQIERQLRQIAGCVIVPVLGSVTDRAVVEKALRLHAVDTLYHCAAYKHVPLVEKNPFIGVENNIFGTLEVAEAALATDVERMVLISSDKAVRPTNVMGATKRWAELVVYHCGLLAEQAGKDKAFYSVRFGNVLGSNGSVVPLFREQIANGGPITLTHEDMTRYFMSIKEAAELIVQSGGIAQSGDTVLLEMGEPVKIRDLAENMVLLAGLSVRSDDNPSGDIAIEITGIREGEKMYEELFYDPSQAQATLHPKIMRAPKRAKATIDVPESLDRLRRAVEAGDEVEMRRILFSVIAS is encoded by the coding sequence ATGAGTTTTAAATACCCTTGGCAGAGGCTGGCGCTTTTGCCGCGCATCACCAAACAGATTATTTTGATGCTGAGCGATTGCGTCCTGCTTTTGCTCAGTGCCTATCTCGCCTTCGTTATCCGCCTTGGCTTTGTGTTCACGCCGAGCCAGGCGCAGTTTTTCCTGATTGCCATAGCTCCTATGCTGGCCATCCCTGTTTTTATCCGTTTCGGCCTTTATAGAGCTGTCATCCGGTATCTGGTGGAAAGAGCGATCTGGCCAATCTTTCAGGCTATGGCAGTTGCGGCGCTTTTTTGGGTCGCGGTCGTCTTCCTGATGGAGCTTTATGGGGCTGCTGGACTGCCGCGCTCGGTGCCGCTGCTTTACTGGCTTTTGAGTACTGTCTTGATCACCGCAAGCCGCTTTGGTGCCAAGTGGCTGTTGCGCAATGCTGAAATAGGACGCCATTTTACCAGTTCGGCTCTGATCGTTGGGGTCGGGGAACCAGCCCGCCAGCTTGCGACAGCCTTGCGCAGTCATAGCGATACGATGGTGGTCGGCTTCGTTGATCCGTCGGGTCAGGAGCGGGGCATGGACGTCGTTGGCCTGCGGGTTTACGGCGTCGAGGAGATAGCTGTTCTCGTTGATAATTACGGCATCAAGCAGGTTCTGGTATCCGACCCTGGACTGTCCCAGAAACAGCGCCAGGATTTGGCGCGACTGCTTGGACGGTTGCCGGTCAATGCGCGCATTTTGCCCCCCATCGCCGATCTCACCACCGGCAAATATCTGGTGTCAGCGCTACGTAATATCGAGATCGATGACCTTCTTGGGCGTTCGCCGGTGCCACCAGATATTGCGCTTATGCGCGGCGTGGTCGAAGGTCGTCGCATCATGGTAACGGGGGCGGGCGGCTCGATCGGCAGCCAATTGTGTCGGGCGATTGCGCAATGGAACCCGCAATGCATTGTGCTTTTCGAATCGAGCGAATTTGCGCTTTATCAGATTGAGCGGCAATTGCGGCAGATCGCTGGCTGCGTGATCGTGCCGGTGCTGGGATCTGTCACTGATCGCGCTGTCGTGGAGAAGGCATTGCGCCTTCATGCGGTCGACACGCTCTATCATTGCGCAGCTTACAAACATGTGCCGCTGGTGGAGAAGAACCCTTTCATCGGTGTGGAAAACAATATCTTCGGCACGCTGGAGGTGGCTGAGGCCGCACTTGCTACCGATGTAGAGCGGATGGTGCTGATTTCATCCGATAAGGCTGTGCGCCCCACCAATGTCATGGGAGCAACGAAACGTTGGGCGGAACTGGTGGTCTATCATTGCGGTCTCTTGGCGGAGCAAGCGGGAAAGGACAAGGCATTCTATTCGGTGCGCTTCGGCAATGTTCTGGGTTCAAACGGCTCTGTGGTGCCGTTGTTTCGCGAACAGATCGCCAATGGTGGGCCGATTACGCTGACGCATGAGGACATGACGCGCTATTTCATGTCGATCAAGGAAGCGGCAGAGCTTATCGTGCAGTCTGGCGGGATTGCCCAATCCGGGGATACGGTGCTTTTGGAGATGGGGGAGCCGGTGAAAATCCGCGATCTTGCCGAAAACATGGTGCTCTTGGCAGGACTGTCGGTGCGCAGTGACGACAATCCATCCGGCGATATAGCCATAGAGATCACTGGCATTCGAGAGGGCGAAAAAATGTATGAGGAGCTCTTCTACGATCCATCGCAGGCGCAGGCGACACTTCATCCCAAGATCATGCGTGCCCCCAAAAGAGCTAAGGCCACGATCGATGTGCCCGAAAGCCTCGACAGGCTGCGCAGAGCGGTTGAGGCGGGTGATGAGGTGGAGATGCGCCGTATATTGTTTAGCGTCATAGCTTCCTGA
- a CDS encoding glycosyltransferase family 4 protein: protein MIFLTILFLFSAVLCGLGLIILSRILSPSFLAARMNARSNHVVAARQIGGLALIPSILAAVLIFSPDIELPLRLLTCLTGASILLWLIGALDDRYELSEKIRLGSQVAAACAVLYGLGPEFRILPALLPHWLEATMIVFTLLVAINVTNFMDGLDLMTVTGLGIPMAGIALLANLGFAGASSGGLGAIIAGGLLGFAFLNAPPARIFLGDSGSLPLGLMAGTVLVMLARETHIVVALILPLYYVLDAGTTIIMRLLQGENILKAHSKHAYQSAKRAGWSVAKVVAHITALNVVLTGCAVALMALDHPLAQLAFFLIAVVATLVLLLDFRGRFRKL, encoded by the coding sequence ATGATTTTTCTGACAATTCTTTTTCTATTCAGCGCTGTTCTTTGCGGGCTCGGGCTGATCATCCTGTCCCGCATCTTGTCGCCGTCCTTTCTTGCTGCAAGGATGAATGCGCGCTCCAATCATGTCGTTGCAGCACGTCAGATCGGCGGGCTTGCGCTCATACCGAGCATTTTGGCTGCGGTTCTGATTTTCAGTCCAGATATAGAGCTTCCCCTTCGACTGCTGACGTGTCTTACAGGCGCCTCTATCCTGCTTTGGCTCATCGGTGCGCTCGATGATCGATACGAACTTTCCGAGAAAATCCGGCTCGGTTCGCAAGTCGCGGCCGCCTGTGCGGTTCTTTACGGGCTTGGACCAGAATTCAGGATCCTGCCGGCCCTGTTGCCGCATTGGCTGGAAGCGACAATGATCGTGTTCACACTTCTTGTCGCCATCAACGTCACCAATTTCATGGATGGACTTGATCTAATGACTGTGACGGGGCTTGGCATTCCCATGGCCGGAATAGCGCTTCTCGCAAACCTCGGCTTTGCAGGAGCATCAAGCGGCGGGCTTGGCGCGATTATCGCGGGTGGCCTTCTCGGATTCGCCTTTCTCAACGCTCCTCCGGCACGCATATTTCTGGGCGATTCCGGCAGTCTGCCGCTCGGTCTTATGGCAGGTACGGTTCTTGTGATGCTGGCGCGTGAGACGCATATCGTGGTAGCGCTGATTTTGCCGCTCTATTATGTGCTCGATGCTGGCACCACCATCATCATGCGGCTACTCCAGGGTGAAAACATCCTGAAAGCCCATTCAAAACATGCCTATCAGTCCGCAAAACGCGCCGGATGGAGTGTAGCCAAGGTCGTTGCACACATCACAGCACTGAACGTGGTACTCACCGGCTGCGCGGTGGCACTCATGGCGCTCGACCATCCACTCGCGCAACTGGCCTTTTTTCTGATTGCCGTGGTCGCCACGCTGGTTCTGCTGCTCGATTTTCGCGGTCGTTTCAGGAAGCTATGA
- a CDS encoding GntR family transcriptional regulator, which yields MDLEELVATLEEDIVLGVIQPRQRLIEDEVMARFTAKRHVVRQSFTELERIGLVERRRNIGAVVRSYTAEEVTNLFAVRELLEGYCADTLPLPVSEDHITELEAIQTKHDNAIAEGDLRGIFRANMAFHRTLFGLSDNPVLVTAIHDHAQRAHAIRSSNLRSREHMERARLEHWAMIETLKNGDRKRMVELCKAHIQPSRDAYIEATSDRIISCPKLYDTEA from the coding sequence ATGGATCTGGAAGAACTCGTCGCCACACTTGAAGAAGATATTGTTCTTGGCGTCATTCAGCCGCGGCAAAGACTGATTGAAGATGAAGTGATGGCGCGCTTTACGGCCAAGCGGCATGTGGTGCGACAAAGCTTTACCGAACTTGAACGCATTGGCCTGGTGGAACGTCGCCGCAATATCGGCGCTGTCGTACGCTCTTATACCGCAGAAGAAGTGACAAATTTATTTGCAGTGCGCGAACTGCTGGAAGGTTACTGCGCAGATACGCTCCCGCTGCCAGTTAGCGAAGATCACATCACCGAACTCGAAGCCATTCAAACGAAGCACGACAATGCCATCGCCGAAGGAGATTTACGGGGCATTTTTCGCGCCAACATGGCCTTTCACCGCACCTTGTTCGGCCTTTCGGACAACCCTGTGCTTGTTACCGCGATACACGACCATGCCCAACGTGCTCATGCTATCCGCAGTTCCAACCTGCGCTCTCGCGAGCATATGGAACGTGCCCGTCTTGAACACTGGGCTATGATTGAGACGCTCAAGAACGGTGACCGCAAGCGAATGGTCGAACTATGCAAAGCGCATATTCAACCATCACGTGATGCCTATATCGAAGCTACATCCGATCGAATCATTTCTTGTCCCAAACTGTATGATACGGAAGCTTGA